A window of the Dioscorea cayenensis subsp. rotundata cultivar TDr96_F1 chromosome 14, TDr96_F1_v2_PseudoChromosome.rev07_lg8_w22 25.fasta, whole genome shotgun sequence genome harbors these coding sequences:
- the LOC120275121 gene encoding V-type proton ATPase subunit e1-like isoform X1 has translation MGFWSTTLIFFLAGVVASLSLRLCCNRGPSTNLFHLTLIITATVCCWMMWAIVYLAQMNPLIVPVLNGEK, from the exons ATGGGCTTCTGGTCGACAACCCTCATCTTCTTCCTCGCCGGCGTGGTTGCCTCCCTCTCCCTCAGGCTTTGCTGCAACCGCGGACCCTCCACCAATCT GTTCCATTTGACGCTGATTATCACAGCTACTGTTTGTTGTTGGATGAT GTGGGCAATTGTATATCTGGCACAGATGAATCCGTTAATTGTTCCGGTGCTCAATGGAGA GAAATGA
- the LOC120275121 gene encoding V-type proton ATPase subunit e1-like isoform X2: MGFWSTTLIFFLAGVVASLSLRLCCNRGPSTNLFHLTLIITATVCCWMMWAIVYLAQMNPLIVPVLNGE, translated from the exons ATGGGCTTCTGGTCGACAACCCTCATCTTCTTCCTCGCCGGCGTGGTTGCCTCCCTCTCCCTCAGGCTTTGCTGCAACCGCGGACCCTCCACCAATCT GTTCCATTTGACGCTGATTATCACAGCTACTGTTTGTTGTTGGATGAT GTGGGCAATTGTATATCTGGCACAGATGAATCCGTTAATTGTTCCGGTGCTCAATGGAGAGTAA